The proteins below come from a single Eucalyptus grandis isolate ANBG69807.140 chromosome 3, ASM1654582v1, whole genome shotgun sequence genomic window:
- the LOC120291115 gene encoding protein EDS1L-like → MKLDIIPRILLAPSSSVEGLLKEIHNFKNPHHKPILEDLIPSFVNVRKNASCVANHEACALMGSKHTLFDTMSRFIKLSPYRPCGKYVFCTETHVLVVVENPDAVLQLLFYSLHIKSDAELKKIAEESLKACWRYKDALDKSLAQPSVVSLDLQELPLSSNDDTLNDLNLGTSARLCLRAAGESEKKKLDNMQKIKDKMGTKNKALDALEIYSKGGYYDAFKLQKEEEDFRVNVKRLELADIWDEIIEMLRQEELPDIFEAAEEWEALGTRFRRLVEPIDIANFYRHSKDDVSGPYMDQGRPSRYKYTQGWREHAKRLPKGSCGESCFWAEVEEFNLASASEKRQKALKLKEKLKQWHEKGEIREDASTKDTKLVKWLLGNDEAECPIESVIES, encoded by the exons ATGAAACTCGACATCATTCCCAGGATTCTACTCGCTCCTTCCTCCTCTGTGGAGGGGTTGCTAAAAGAAATTCACAATTTCAAGAACCCGCATCACAAACCCATTTTAGAAGACTTGATTCCTTCTTTTGTGAATGTGAGGAAGAACGCATCATGCGTTGCAAACCATGAAGCTTGTGCACTAATGGGAAGCAAACATACGTTGTTTGACACCATGTCTAGATTCATCAAGCTAAGCCCTTACAGACCGTGTGGGAAGTATGTCTTTTGCACCGAGACCCACGTGTTGGTGGTTGTGGAAAACCCGGATGCTGTTCTTCAACTGTTGTTTTACTCTTTACACATCAAGTCTGATGCAGAGCTTAAGAAGATAGCAGAGGAAAGCTTAAAGGCATGTTGGAGATATAAAGATGCATTAGATAAAAGCTTGGCTCAGCCCTCTGTAGTTTCGTTGGACCTTCAAGAATTACCTCTCAGCTCAAATGATGACACACTAAACGACCTTAACCTG GGCACATCGGCAAGGCTGTGCCTCCGTGCTGCTGGAGAGTCGGAGAAGAAGAAACTGGATAAcatgcaaaaaataaaagacaagaTGGGTACCAAAAATAAAGCCCTAGATGCATTAGAAATTTACAGCAAGGGAGGATATTACGATGCTTTCAAATtgcaaaaggaggaggaagacttCAGGGTTAACGTAAAGAGACTTGAACTGGCAGATATTTGGGACGAGATTATTGAAATGCTAAGACAAGAGGAGCTCCCAGATATATTTGAGGCAGCAGAAGAATGGGAGGCTCTCGGCACGAGGTTTCGCAGACTTGTGGAGCCAATAGACATAGCCAACTTCTATCGACACTCTAAAGATGATGTGTCAGGTCCTTACATGGACCAAGGAAGGCCAAGTCGGTACAAATATACTCAAGGATGGCGAGAACACGCTAAGCGGTTGCCGAAAGGTTCATGTGGTGAATCCTGCTTCTGGGCTGAGGTGGAAGAGTTCAACCTTGCGTCTGCTAGTGAAAAACGGCAGAAAGCTTTGAAGTTGAAGGAGAAACTGAAACAGTGGCACGAGAAAGGGGAGATTAGGGAGGATGCCTCCACGAAGGACACTAAACTTGTAAAATGGCTCCTTGGCAATGACGAAGCGGAGTGCCCCATCGAAAGTGTAATAGAGAGCTAA